In Flavobacterium luteolum, the DNA window TATCATACAGGTTAAGGTCGCTTCCTAGAAATAATTCCAAACTTTTATTAGGAGTTGCAGTTCCAGTAAAACGTTCGTGGTTAAAAGACAATCCGGAAGCAATTCCCCAGTATTTTTTATTGCTATGCATAAGGTATTTTCCGTAACCTGCTTTTGATACAACACGAAGATCGATATCTTGTTCTGTATTTTTTAAAGTTACAACAGATAGCGGAATAAAATAGTCTTTTGGCAGTAAATGGATATAGCTGACATCGGTATCAATCCTTCGTATAGGATCGCTATCATCTTGTATAGATTGAATTTGTTTGTAGGTTGCATTTCCATACCATTTTTTAGCAGTGTAGCCTAAATTTACATTTATTGTAAATTGCTGTAAACTTTGTGCTTTGGTTAATTTGATTCCTGCGTCGAAACTAGCATCAAGTCTATGCCAAAAATTTTCGTCAACAGGTTTAATGCGTACAATATCAGCGAGATCAACGATGCTTTTGGTTTGTGTTTCAATATTAGTTATTTCACATTTGCCGGGAGTTTCAATTTTGACGATTTTTCCGTTTAGTAAATTGCCATTAGAAAGATTGATAATATAAATTCGATCTGAACTAATATTTTTAACATGTTTCCATTCTAATTTAAAATCCTCTTTGCTGTAATCGGTTTCTATTTGTAATATGCCTTTGTTCATTGTTTTTATTTCGCCAACGATGATATCATTGTTTTTTAAGACAAGAGTATCAGAAACCTGTGCACTGATTTTTAAGAAAAACAAAAGAAAAAGTAGAAATATAGTTTTCTTCATATTTAAGTTTATTTCTTTGATTTACAGCTTGTAATATTAAAGTTAGAAATAAAAATGCAATGTAAGATAGAATTATAAAAAATTAGTGTTTTGAATGTTTTCAATTACTGCAGATAAATTAAATTGAGTTTAAAACAGTTTGAAAGAATGGTATTTGAACTATAAAAGTATTTTTGTGAGAATTATGTATTTCTATGTAGGAATGGTTTGGATATGCTGAATTTTAATTATAGTTTTAACAAATTTTTTAAAAATAATAAACGAAATTTTAAAACTGTAAAATCTTAATCGTTTAAATTTTACAATCAAATACTATTTGCCTTAACCCAAAACTATTCTGATAAAAGCTATAATTATGAAAAAAATATTACTCACTTTAATGTTTGTAAATTTTTTAACTGCTAATGCGCAAAATCCGGTGCAAGAATTTAATTTCAACGGAAATCTAAACAGTGCCGATAACACCATTTCTTTTTTAGGCACTCCAGTTTTTGTAAATGACAGAATGGGAAGTCCTAAAAGTGCTTTACGACTTGCAAACAAGGCTTATCAGGCAGTAGTAGGAGAGCTTCCTCAGGATAATAAACCAAAAACAATATCTATTTGGGTAAAATTTAATGCAGTTAATATTCCGAATTACATCTTTGGATACGGTGCGGCGGTAAATGGACAATATTTTGGTTTGGTGCATCAGCCGGTAACTGGTGGCAATGCAGATTTAAGTTTAGTGGGTTGGGGAGACACAAATAATGTAATAGTTTCAGTGCCATTAGTAAAAGAGACATGGTATATGTATAGTATCACTTATGATGGAAATGTATCAAAAATTTATCGTAATGGCGAATTGCTAAAAACTGTAGAAGGAATTCAGCGTTCAGCAAAGGGCTATATTTTAAATCTGGGAAAATTAAATACTTCAACGAGTATTAATGCAGATATTGACGATTTAAGATTATATAGCGTTGCTATGACAGACGAACAGGTTAGAGAAGCATATAATAGCTCGAAACCAAGCACTTCTTCGGTATCTCAAACAGTTCCTGTGGCTACTAATACTGTAAATGCACCTAAAAAAGCCGCCTCTATACCTGTAAAAGCTTCTGCACCTGTCAACGCTCCAACAGAAACAAATAAAAGCACTAAAACTATTGAGGTTTTTTCGCAAGGAAAACAAATAATGAGTGCTAATGCTTCTAATATAACCGATTTGCCTGAAGGGACTTATTTGATTAAGGTTATTAATTCGGCTGGAAAAAAATAACTGTTTATAAAAAAGCCCTCCATATTTTGGAAGGCTTGACTGTAATTATCTTTTTTTCTGCTGACCAGGAGCATAAGCTTTGGCACTTTTATCTCCATTCATTTTTTTGGCTTGTCCTGGCGGTATTTTTTTGGCAGATGG includes these proteins:
- a CDS encoding LamG domain-containing protein, which gives rise to MKKILLTLMFVNFLTANAQNPVQEFNFNGNLNSADNTISFLGTPVFVNDRMGSPKSALRLANKAYQAVVGELPQDNKPKTISIWVKFNAVNIPNYIFGYGAAVNGQYFGLVHQPVTGGNADLSLVGWGDTNNVIVSVPLVKETWYMYSITYDGNVSKIYRNGELLKTVEGIQRSAKGYILNLGKLNTSTSINADIDDLRLYSVAMTDEQVREAYNSSKPSTSSVSQTVPVATNTVNAPKKAASIPVKASAPVNAPTETNKSTKTIEVFSQGKQIMSANASNITDLPEGTYLIKVINSAGKK
- a CDS encoding DUF481 domain-containing protein → MKKTIFLLFLLFFLKISAQVSDTLVLKNNDIIVGEIKTMNKGILQIETDYSKEDFKLEWKHVKNISSDRIYIINLSNGNLLNGKIVKIETPGKCEITNIETQTKSIVDLADIVRIKPVDENFWHRLDASFDAGIKLTKAQSLQQFTINVNLGYTAKKWYGNATYKQIQSIQDDSDPIRRIDTDVSYIHLLPKDYFIPLSVVTLKNTEQDIDLRVVSKAGYGKYLMHSNKKYWGIASGLSFNHERFTGTATPNKSLELFLGSDLNLYDIGDFSIQSKVNFFPSLTESKRIRADFSVDTKYDLPLDFFIKLSFVYNYDNKPKPGASKDDYVFQTTFGWKLD